One genomic region from Cucumis melo cultivar AY chromosome 9, USDA_Cmelo_AY_1.0, whole genome shotgun sequence encodes:
- the LOC103504555 gene encoding DELLA protein GAIP-B, which produces MKREHHHLHPRPEPPSMAAVPNGESFLNTGKAKLWEEEAQLDGGMDELLAVLGYKVKSSDMADVAQKLEQLEEAMCQVQDTGLSHLAFDTVHYNPSDLSTWLESMLTELHPMPNFATPPPPSQLDDSSFLAPAESSTITSIDYDPQRQTSSRIFEESSSSDYDLKAITSSAIYSPRENKRLKSSESDSDVFSTSAIGASDSVTRPVVLVDSQENGIQLVHALMACAEAVQQNNLNIAEALVKRIGYLAVSQAGAMRKVATFFAEALARRIYRLCPENPLDHSVSDRLQMHFYESCPYLKFAHFTANQAILEAFEGKKRVHVIDFSMNRGMQWPALIQALALRPNGPPAFRLTGIGPPAPDNSDYLQEVGWKLAELAEAIHVDFEYRGFVANSLADLDASMLELRPSEVESVVVNSVFELHKLLARPGALEKVLSVVKQMKPEIMTVVEQEANHNGPVFVDRFTESLHYYSTLFDSLEGSPNNQDKIMSEMYLGKQICNVVACEGADRVERHETLTQWQTRLSSAGFEPIHLGSNAFKQASMLLALFGSGEGYRVEENNGSLMLGWHTRPLIATSAWKLGNNSVVAH; this is translated from the coding sequence ATGAAGAGGGAGCATCACCATCTTCATCCACGTCCGGAGCCCCCTTCCATGGCTGCCGTCCCTAATGGGGAGAGTTTTTTGAACACCGGTAAGGCTAAGCTCTGGGAAGAGGAAGCCCAGCTCGATGGAGGAATGGATGAGCTTCTTGCTGTTTTGGGTTATAAGGTTAAGTCCTCGGACATGGCGGATGTTGCTCAGAAGCTTGAACAACTTGAAGAAGCTATGTGTCAAGTTCAGGATACTGGTCTTTCTCATCTTGCTTTTGATACTGTTCATTATAATCCCTCTGATCTGTCTACTTGGCTTGAAAGTATGCTCACGGAGCTTCATCCGATGCCTAATTTTGCGACGCCGCCACCTCCTTCGCAGCTGGATGATTCTTCCTTTTTAGCTCCGGCGGAATCCTCCACCATCACTTCCATTGATTACGACCCTCAACGGCAAACTAGCAGCCGGATTTTCGAGGAATCTTCGAGTTCTGATTACGACCTTAAAGCTATCACGAGCAGTGCGATTTATTCACCGAGAGAGAATAAACGTTTGAAATCTTCCGAGTCGGACTCAGATGTGTTCTCTACCTCGGCGATTGGGGCTTCTGATTCTGTAACTCGTCCTGTCGTCCTCGTCGATTCGCAGGAGAACGGAATTCAACTGGTTCATGCGTTGATGGCTTGCGCCGAAGCCGTACAGCAGAACAATCTGAATATAGCGGAGGCTCTGGTGAAGAGAATCGGTTACTTGGCGGTTTCTCAAGCAGGAGCGATGAGGAAGGTCGCCACGTTCTTCGCTGAAGCGTTGGCACGCCGAATCTACAGGCTCTGCCCTGAGAATCCCCTTGATCATTCAGTGTCCGATAGGCTTCAGATGCATTTCTACGAGAGTTGTCCCTATCTGAAATTCGCGCATTTCACCGCGAATCAAGCGATTCTCGAAGCCTTCGAGGGGAAGAAACGTGTTCACGTAATCGATTTCTCCATGAACCGAGGGATGCAATGGCCAGCTCTGATTCAAGCCCTAGCTCTACGGCCGAACGGTCCTCCAGCCTTTCGTCTCACCGGAATTGGTCCTCCGGCGCCGGATAACTCAGATTACCTCCAAGAAGTAGGCTGGAAACTGGCTGAATTAGCCGAAGCTATCCATGTGGACTTCGAGTACAGAGGATTTGTGGCGAATAGTTTAGCAGATCTAGATGCGTCGATGCTGGAGCTCCGACCGAGCGAGGTTGAATCGGTGGTAGTGAACTCAGTATTCGAGTTACATAAGCTCCTGGCTCGGCCTGGCGCCCTTGAAAAGGTTCTGTCGGTGGTGAAGCAGATGAAGCCGGAGATCATGACGGTGGTGGAGCAAGAAGCGAATCACAACGGTCCGGTTTTCGTGGACCGGTTCACTGAGTCACTCCATTACTACTCAACGCTTTTTGACTCGTTGGAAGGCTCCCCCAACAACCAGGACAAAATCATGTCCGAAATGTACCTCGGAAAGCAAATTTGCAACGTCGTGGCTTGTGAAGGTGCCGACCGTGTCGAACGCCACGAGACCTTAACCCAGTGGCAAACTCGGTTATCCTCCGCAGGGTTCGAACCCATCCATCTCGGCTCAAACGCATTCAAACAAGCTAGCATGCTCCTCGCCCTATTCGGCAGTGGAGAAGGCTACCGTGTGGAAGAGAACAACGGATCACTAATGCTAGGATGGCACACTCGCCCCCTCATAGCCACCTCCGCTTGGAAACTCGGCAACAACTCGGTGGTCGCTCACTGA